The Tachypleus tridentatus isolate NWPU-2018 chromosome 5, ASM421037v1, whole genome shotgun sequence genome includes a window with the following:
- the LOC143251210 gene encoding putative arginine--tRNA ligase, mitochondrial, which translates to MVQYLTTRKIWACAGHEFQKRRDGFLGDILNEAKYRALEKIQASPTTKVTKEVEEVADILGVSAVLINDLKSRRRNDYTFKWERAVQDKGDCGIVLQYSHARLANLQRNCGVTLDVDCDLSALVEPEALYLVQHLAKFDEVIFEAYESLEPCVLVQYLFSLCHLAGRANKVLVVKNQDMTVAQARLLLFHCAKNVLNCGMKILSLKPLERM; encoded by the exons TTCCAGAAGAGGAGAGATGGTTTTCTCGGTGATATCCTAAACGAAGCTAAGTATCGTGCCCTGGAAAAAATTCAAGCTTCTCCAA CCACAAAAGTTACAAAAGAGGTTGAAGAGGTGGCAGATATATTAGGAGTCTCGGCAGTTTTGATAAACGATCTGAAGAGTAGACGACGGAATGATTACACATTCAAGTGGGAGCGTGCAGTCCAAGATAAAGGAGATTGTGGGATTGTGCTTCAATACAGTCATGCACGACTAGCTAA TCTTCAAAGAAACTGTGGTGTGACCCTTGATGTCGACTGTGATCTATCTGCTTTAGTGGAACCTGAGGCTCTGTATTTAGTGCAACACCTTGCTAA ATTTGATGAAGTGATTTTTGAAGCGTACGAAAGTCTGGAGCCATGTGTTCTTGTCCAGTACTTGTTCTCtctctg tCATTTAGCTGGACGTGCAAACAAAGTTCTTGTAGTGAAGAATCAAGACATGACAGTTGCTCAG GCTCGACTCTTGCTTTTTCACTGTGCGAAGAATGTCCTAAATTGTGGAATGAAGATCCTTAGTTTGAAGCCGTTGGAGAGGATGTAA